The window TTCCTCCCACAATTATTATGTTACTTTATCAACTGAAATATTGTTACTTAAAAACATCTTCCTAGAGTGTCAGAATTCAAGCTATCACTGGACATCAGAATGCTCCGTTCAACACGCTTGGCCAAAAAACCAGAATACTTTTACTCTATTTCTGCTCAGAACTGTCTTTGAAGGGTGATCAAAATTCACCTCTACCTGGCCTATTAACTCACAGAAATACTACAAGGACACTGCCGGCACACGTTAAACAAAATGTTACGTGCCACTGCTCTGAAACGTTCCTGGTCACCCTCCCCAGCCACCGTCTGGCCCATTTCCCCCTCATAACAAGCAACTTCCTACTGGGTCACAGTTACTGAGGATGGGAATGCTCACAACCACCCAGAACTGGTACTCAGCAGCATGAGCATCTCTTCCACTGCtaaggcagcacagcacacaaaacCATCCTCAATTTACTACATACCTaagaattaactttttttttttttaaattctgtccACAGACCTTAAATTGTACACCACTGCTTTTGTCTGTGAAAAGGCATAAATTATTAAGAGCAAATATTGCTCTGCTGGACAGCCTTCTAAGTGCTTCCAGACAAATTCccccagggaaggaaaaaaaaaaaaaaaaagaaacaacacacAACACACCACCACAACCAAACAACACACCAAATCCCTTACTGGCTTGAATCAAAATGAGTGTCTCACCTGCTTCGAGGCCATACAACAGACCGGGACCTGGAGCGTGACCTGGACCTagatctggaaaaaaacaatggAAGCTCTACTACCATATGCTTCATAGAGGTGAGACAGAAACCAGTTACTGTAAATGTCCCAGAAGACTGAGAACTTTGTTGAACTGTtgattttacagaatttttattattagaGAGCAGTAGCACCTTTGGTCAGTACTGCCAGGCAGGTAAAAGTGAGTCCCACTGTCTTAGCGGACTAAGCAATTACACCCTGTACACATGAAGCTGAATATGGAAACCTTAACCAGAGAGCAAGGCTGTAACTTTGGTACAATGTTAGTAAGCAAAAAATAACATCTCAGAAACAGCACTTCCAAAATGATacactttaattttaaacaaagtaTTCAGAGTAGCTCTTACACACCACAAAGCTTCCTACCAACACATGGACTGCAAAACAAACTTACAGATTACATTATAAATgctataaacatatatatatatagataccTAATATTTCAGCTCCACGTTATGTGCCCTTCAACAATGCTGTGGGTTCAACAGCAACCACATACCTTGACCTTCTTAGAGAACCAGAGCGGGACCTGCGGGGTGAGAAGGATCTGTATCTACGAGGAGACATCGACCGGGACCGGCGGTAGGAAGCTGACCTGGatctgcaaaacaaagcaaacaccaACCCATCACTGCAAGGcacttttcaaaacaaacacagaaaaggaaggaggggCCCACAGAAGAAGGAGTGggaatgaaaacacagaaggcAGAGCCCTACCTCCTACCACGGCTGCGGCTGCGTGACCGGGAATACCTTCTCCCTCGGGACCTCGAGCGGGATCTAGACCGGGACCTGGGTTTAGGTTAGAAAAAACAGGTATCAGCAGACTGCTGCAGCAACCCACACGTGTGAGGCCCTGCTGAAGTCAAAACTTTTTTCAGACAACTAAAaagaggatttaaaaataaatcaaaaaaaccaaaaaccaaaccaaacaaaacaacaaaaacacaccACTAGCATCTGTCAGTTGGAAAAATGTCTGGGCCTACTTGTCTTGAGCATTTTTACTACctagaaaaatgttaaaagctGAATTACATTGCAGAATTACATTAGAATAGAAAACACTGTAATGcgtatttaaaataaaccttgCAAGTTTGCAGGTCGACCCTCTTTGGCCCAAGGTCTAGCAGATCTAGACGATCTAGAAGTATCTATAGGCGAGCGCTGCATCTAGGTAGGTGTTCTCTTCAATCTAACGACGATCAAACTGACAGCCCAATGAGCCAGGGTGAGGCTTGATTGACGCAAGAAGATTTTTCTAGGTGGGAATGTGGTCAATCTGGTGTTCCTCTTTCTAAACCGGAGGGGGGCCCCAATTGAAAGCCAAATTTACTGTTACGGCGGTCACCGTCTCAAATTTTCTGCCCTTAAAGAATAAGGTGAAGCTACGTGTAGATGGCTCGAGGGGATCTGGCCTCTTATGCTGATCACCTCAAGGTCTAGGAGGATCTTAAGTGTCGGATTTGCAAGGCGCCTCAGCATGAAATCTTAAGGCTCGTGACATTCTGAATCAAGGCGACTGACTCAAACGAAGAAACCTGAAAGGTTTTGACCAGGTTGATTATTAAAATAGTAACATTTTATATgtattagcaaaaaaaaaaattgtgatatACACCTGTTGACTTACGACAGTTAGAGTTAAAACTGGTGTAACATCGTGTTCTTTGCTAACAAGAACTACACAAAAGCGAGCTGGCGAAGCAACGCGGCCGCCCCGACCCCGCACCTACCTGCTCCTCCTTCGCCGGCTATAGCGGTGACAGTCATAGGCATAGTGGCCTTTCTCACCACACTCGTAGCATCTGTCGTTGGGGTCGAAGGGGCGCCGGGCTGGGGGCCGGTCGTAGCGGGAGCGGCGCGGCATCCCTGTGGATACTTCCACTCTGACCCTGGAGCCGCATATTatcctgcaggacacagcagatATTAACGaaagtaatattttcttctgatgcGCTCAAACAACGAACATGAGAAATCCCTGATTGGTGTTACGTAGGGAGATCGAGGGCTGCGGCTCTCAAAGGAGTCCCAAACATGCACGTACTTCCCATCGAGGCCCAGCACAGCATCTTCAGCATCCCGGGGGTCTTCGAACTCCACGAAGGCGAACCCCGGCGGGTTCCTGGCGATCCACACGGTTCTCAGCGGTCCATAGTAGCTAAAGGCTCTCTCCAGCTCGCCTTTGCCGGCGCCCGTGCCCAGGTTGCCCACGTACACCTTGGTCTCTGAGGGGACAAGCGGCCGCCATGTCAGTGCCGCGCGCGCCGCCGGGCACgcggccgcccctcccccattcCCTCCCCGCCGCCATCTTTGACACCGCGTCCATCTTAGAGCGTTCCCGCCGGGCCGCGCCCGCCCCTCACAGACCCCGCAGCCgcggcggccgcccccgccgtGTCCCGGCCCTTCGCCACCGTCCCTCTCAGTAGCCGCCTGAGGGAACGACCACCTTCTCCCACCGCCGGAGCGGCACTAACGCTGCCGCTCCCGCCACCTTTCCCCTCACCCCCCTGTCCACAGTGGAAGCCCCGACGCGATTGTGCGACGCCCCAGGGTCCCCGCCGTGCCTACCGTATCGCCCGTATCGCGACATCCTCCCGATGACAGCACGAGCCCGGGCAGACGCGACCCTTATATAGAGGAACGGCCGCTGCGCCTGCGCGCcgcgcgggggcggggcgggccgcgCCTCGGCGCGCGCGAGCCTCGCGAGAGGCGGTTCCGCGCGGCGGCCACGGCGGCCGGGCGGGCCTGAGGGGACGTGAGGGGGTACGGGCCGTCCTCGGCAGCCCCCAGTGAGAGCTCCTGTTCGGCTCTGAGGGGGCAGAGCAGTCGGGAGCCACTTGTTGCGTTTTGCACCCCTCATGCGTGACCCGTCATGCCTGCTGCCTATGCTGAGGGTGAAGGAGCTGACGCCGTGGTCCTTATTCCACGGCCAGGAGCGGTGCCTTCCTTGGAACAAGGCATCCCCAAGTTGCTCCAAATCTCTTGTGATGGTTCACACATCGGGTCCAGCCCATCCAGCCTTGGGAGTTCAGGCCCTGGTTTATCTCCTCGTATCTGACACGCAGCTGGAGCTGTTGTGTGCTGGCATCTCCCAACCTTTCCAGGGAGACACACACAGTAATGGATGTGCAGCAGAcattttttaagaagaaatcaaCACACACCTGACagatgaaaagtaattttaggTAAATCCCAGCACAAATGAGGAGAGCCTTTTAGGAGCAAGGGTTAGGCAGACTTTTCAGCTGCATTTGAGCACACCAATGTGCTTATCTCCTAATAAGGCAGAACAAATACACTGAGATAAATGAGAGCTCTAAATCCTCCTCACTGCATTCATAATCTCAGGAATAACCACGTAACGATTCCTGCATCATGTATTGGCATAAACTAGAaacagagcattaaaaaaacacaaacttACTGAATTGcaacacattttccttttatagaACACTGGTTTTCCAAGCACTGCTGATCTAAAATAACAAATATAGACaggtaatggttttaaaacCTGATATTTGCCTGCTAACCTTCCCTAATAATTCTACAAACCTGGACATACATTGTAGTTTATGTACTAAACTAGGAGAACAGTAATgggaaaaacaaccaaccaaccacccgggaaaacaaaagaaaacagctttctgaacatttttttttctgaatattttttaagttgGTTTGGGAAGTCCAGGTGTCATAattctctttcttaaaaaaaaaaggaaaggatcTGGTAAGCAGTTCAAATAAACATGCCTTCAGCTCTAGATAATTAAACTGGTTTTGAAGGGAAAACAGTTtaaatgtattatatataatctTTTACAATACTGTTACAAAAACCCTAAACTGACAAATTAGTTTAATACATCACCATTACCCAACAGTTTGCTTCTAATAAAAATAGCACAAGAAAAATGCTTGTGCTttgaatttattctttattattccttcctttgcatacaaaaaaatcaagacaaaagTACCgaaaatgcagcatttctgcaAATAGTGAATATTGACacccaggagagctcctggagtccaaaggagcagccctggctcagtgctgctgttgcagGAAGCCCTGCAGCAGGCCCTGCACGCGGGCCAGGATGATCTCGttggtgctgctgcactgctcgGGGCCGTACGGGGGCTCGATGCTCAGCACCCCCGCCACGCTCAGcgtcctgcccagctccccctgctcGCCCACGGGGATGTGATTTGTCTCCAGCCACGTCTTCAAGGcgttcttcctcctctccagctcctctgcgCTGTAGGTTTGGCTTTCCTCAGGCGCGAGGATGCGAGCGAGGCGCTGCTCCATGTCACTGTCCCCTTCCTGCAGGATCTCCACCTCTTGGACAGCATGGCCCATGACAAATGAGATGGATCCTTTCTCGTTCTCTGGGAATGTTGCAAGGACAATGCTGTCAAGGAAAGAAGATTGTGTAAGTTCCTGTTCTTGACTGAAGACTGAGAAGCAGCCTCCAAGGTTTTGGAGATAAGAGCTCATTAGCATCAGCCTAACCCAGGTATTTAGGCAATACCCAGCACCcagcattttcctttgaaaagcatGCCACTATACccttaaaatactaaaaatgtGGTGCTCTGCAGGGAATTGATGGTCTTGAATTTGAAACTACTCTAGACACTGTAAAGCAGAATATTAATGTACACTTTGCTTCAAAAAAATGAAGTCAAGTCTggaaatctaaatatttttgcGTCTCTTTCCCAACACTGCTGAAAAACCTAAAACATTTCAACATTCAGAAAGTGATACCTTCATACGTACAGCACCTTGAATGCTGAAGGCAGCTGACAACACCAGAaccttttaatgaaaaaacagTCATATTTATTGATCATTgccaaaataatatttttatgactGCTGCCAGttcatgaaatgaaaatacaacAGAACACATGGCAGAAGGCTCAGGCTCACATTGTAGAAGCCTGGTGTTTTTCCAAGGGCACTTGCATTCCAGAAGTGCTAAAATGCAAGTAGGAAGGCAGCCGGTTATATTTCTAGGATCTCTCCCTCATATATCAACAAAGAGCATCAGAaaccattttcttcctcttgtggGAAGCAAAATTCCAGAACTTGATGCCAGCACTTCACTAGCCTATTACTGCCACCATTAGTGgaaataatgacttttttttggGGATGTGTCCAGTGAGATATGCCTTGATTTGGCCCTGGATCATCACCAGAATCACTCAGCTCCATGCACCTTCCTTACCAAAATGATAGGAAACCTCAGGAGATTATTGGAGCTACTTCAGAGCTGAAAAACCCAGTCTTCTGAAACACATCAGAAGctgaatgttttaattttcagcctCCAGCCTGTGTTCATGTGGGACAAGCTCACATCCAGTAAGGTATGAAAGAGCTCTGGCAGCAAGGAGACAAATTTCTGCCCATTCCCTGGTGCATTTTGCCTTTCAAACACTGTTTTCAAGTTACTCACTTGGGATACCAGATATGTGTGGCACCACTTTCTGTCCAGTGTGCCTGATTTTCCCTGCTTGCTCTCCAAAGAAGCCTCGACACCTTCCTGGGTGTCTGGCTGGAGTGGGAAGCCAGGCATCAATGCAAGAACTCTGGACAAAGGCTAAGGATTTCAACACCTAAAGCACTGAAAACACTCCAGCACTCCAAGTAGGGTTTGGTATATTACCAAAAGCAATCTTTAACACATTGTTAAAGATTGTTGAGAGGTAATAGTATAGCTTAATATGTAAGTTTTAAATTAGAGTAAGTCACTTGAAATTATAATACTGTGTGATTTAATATGCTGTTCACTTAGTTTTACTTGCTTAGCACGAGTAGCTGGGTTTGCTGAAGCCTTGGCTGCAAGCTCTGAACTTTCACCTTGAACACATGCATTCAGCTGGTAGAGAGCTGATTTTTGAGCAACTCTCCTAGAAGCTGGCACAGTGCTGAGTTTTGAATTTACAGTGAGAATAACATTCCTAGCACGCTGATATTTTAGTTGTTGCTAAGCAGTGCTTATTCTAAATCAAGGGCTTTTTAGTTTCCCATGCTCAGCCAGAGATGAGGTGCGCAGGAAGTACAAACCAGAAGATaaggaggctgcagccatcAGCAGAAACTGCAACTTAACAAGATAACAACACACCATTTTTGCTCCAAATAAGTTTGTTTCAGCCCTGGAATCTTTTCTCCTCCTAAAAATCTTGTTTTTCATAAAAGCTTTGGTACTTACGTGGCAGAAACTGGGTCAACTGTTAAAACCCATCCTTCATATTCATGTTTCTCAACTGCAACAACTTTCACCAATTTGTTCAGATACGTTTCCCAGTCTAGAGGGCTTTTTCTCTGCCAGTCATTCATATTTCCTACATCCAGCACCTAGAAAACAACCAGATCAGTCAGCAGATGCAAtcaatttttttggtttgctcTTTGTGAAAAACGgcaatcacttgtttttaaaattttaaaagtttaacagtaataaaattgttataaaagtagcaatataattagagtaataataatttggacaatttggattagggcaatatgagacaacagaaacaaagagttatggatgtccgggtacctctttctgggcagcacaagcccgaaAAATGACAcccgttaacagaggattaacccttaaaaacaacagcctgttgcatattcatacatctcatacatgatgcataaattccattcaaacaaagaATTCTCTCTGGTCattgtcaacttcttcctcttaatcctacCAGCGTCTTCATAGATGAGCAAAGCaggaagaagttaatttcttctgataatggggtaataaattctctttctctgaaagatttaggtgtcctgtggttGCTATCTCGGTGTGActcctttctttagaaaaaaagtatcctacatagcatagtttctattttaatctTATGCTATAACCTAAAGCTATATTTAACAGgctacttaagaaaattaatacagcataactttctaacataacacatattcattttcatatttgcgAAAAACCAATtataaaatacgcatttttcacactctTCACGTCAGGACTGGGTTTGCCTCCATGTAAagatttgtcttttaaaaaaaaggcaatttttgcttttttttacaAGCAGACATTCACACAAGTGGTTTGTAAAAAGCTGCACTTCTGTAATTCCCCGTGGAGCCCGCTTGTTTCTAAAGGCACACAGCAAAGCCTCAAGCCCCACTGTTCTGGTAACCTTAAGCTTTCCCGTTGCATCCAACACTCCAACTACTGCTCTGCTTTGTTACAAAACCTTGGAGGTAAAAGTTCAGCGCCTTTGTTTTGTGCACTGGCGCCCGAGCCCTTCCGCCGCCTTGGATAAGCGCTATCCTACcctctcctcctcatcccctgCGCTGAAGCATCAGCAAGTGCTGTTCCACCCTTTTCCCCCcgtgcagcattcccagcccagccttccCCCCGAGCGGGGCCGCAGAGCGATGGGTGCAGCGCGGCTCGGGGAGCACAAAGGCCTGGAGGCCGCTTTGTTCCCCGGGAATGCCTTCCCGGCAGGAAgagcctgcacagcccagctgagcgGGGGCAGGAGCCCCGCTCCCCATCCCGCTTTCCCGCTCACCGGCCCCAGTTCCCGTTCGCGTTCCCGCCGAGGGCTCCGGGGATCTGCCCCGGGCGGCACCGCCGCTTCctggcgccgccgccgccgccttccCCCGGCCCGGGTTTGCACCAAATGCTCCCGTGCGGGGTTTTACAGCTGCGGGGGGGCACACAAATGACACAGAGGCTCGCACGCATCAGACCAAGTCGCAGAACAAGGAGTCTTGGGGCGTGTGGCACTTAAATGCCGCTGCCTTCTGCCCCTCTGAAGCTGGATTTGCtcctgggatgctcctgctggCGCGGTGAGACTGCAGCTTGCACATGACAGGCCGTGCCTCGACTCTGTGTGTGTTAATAGGGGTAGATGCACGCTCTGTACATCTGCTACATAAAAATAAGGTATTTTTGCTGCCTGGTTGTTGAGTTGCTTTAACAAGCTTTGCCGTGCCGCTGTGAAAGTGGGGAGCTTGATTGCAACAcccacccccaccccacacCTGCTCTATTTCACCAGCACTCAGGCAGAGCTTCGGGTGGATGAACCAAACAAGTCATTGACGCCGTGATTTGTTAGGAATTTGTGAACGCAAACATGCAATGGTTTGGTGAGTGCtaacacagaaaatataaagGGTATAAAATGAGACAGTCATATTTTGGAGGCTTAAAGGagctatttcctttttttttcccctttctttttgggGGTCTCAATTCAGCCTCTCCAGTACTACACAGATTGTGTATGAATGGCTTGTGCCACTGCATTCAGCTAGTGCGTTTTTTCAGTCACAGCTCGTTCATCAGAAAGCAGGGAGAGCAAATCCAATAGTTCTCACTCTAAGAAAAAGCACTGGCCTGCACTCCAGCGGCGGCTACGCACCAGCTGATGGGGATATCGCCTCCAATACTGGATGCGTCGAAGGATTGCTCCCACTCAGGAGATGCCAAGACAGAAAGGCCCCGCTGCCTTTACTTCCATCGGGCAGATGATCACCTACAGCGGCAGAACGGGCAGTCcaccttcccagggaaatgctctcctgctcccactCACTCCTCCAATTCCTATTTCAGGCCCCGAGTACCATTCAGAAGCCCGCCCCTGGCGCATGCGCGCCTCCGCGCGGCGCGGGGGAGGCGGGGGAGCAGGCCAGGGGGCAGGCGCGTGCGGCGGCGCGTGCGCGCGGGCGGCGGAGCCGTCGGGATGTCGCGTTACGGCCGCTATGGAGGCGGTGAGAGCTCCCGGGggccgcgggcggcgggcggccgCGCGGGCAGGAAGGCGAGACGGGTCTGAGAGAGAGGCGATTACCACGGGGAGCTTAGCGACTGGCGTGCGCcggtggggaggggaggaaggcgatgcggccgccgccgccgttgTCGCCGCCGCCATTTTGCGTCAGCGGCCGTGGGGAGGGCGCGCGGCCGGGCGCGCGGCGCTCGCGGTGAAGGCGGGAAGGGGCCGCGCGGACAAGATGGCGGCGGCCGGGGgagggcggggcgggggctgaGCCCGagcccgctcccggccccgcgctGACCCCCGGCCCGCTTGTCCCCTCAGAGACCAAGGTGTACGTGGGCAACCTGGGCACGGGCGCCGGCAAAGGCGAGCT of the Camarhynchus parvulus chromosome 3, STF_HiC, whole genome shotgun sequence genome contains:
- the LOC115901983 gene encoding serine/arginine-rich splicing factor 7-like isoform X2, with protein sequence MSRYGRYETKVYVGNLGTGAGKGELERAFSYYGPLRTVWIARNPPGFAFVEFEDPRDAEDAVLGLDGKIICGSRVRVEVSTGMPRRSRYDRPPARRPFDPNDRCYECGEKGHYAYDCHRYSRRRRSRSRSRSRSRSRGRRYSRSRSRSRGRRSRSASYRRSRSMSPRRYRSFSPRRSRSGSLRRSRSRSRSRSRSRSVVWPRSSRSKSRSPSPKRSHSPSGSP
- the LOC115901983 gene encoding serine/arginine-rich splicing factor 7-like isoform X1 encodes the protein MSRYGRYETKVYVGNLGTGAGKGELERAFSYYGPLRTVWIARNPPGFAFVEFEDPRDAEDAVLGLDGKIICGSRVRVEVSTGMPRRSRYDRPPARRPFDPNDRCYECGEKGHYAYDCHRYSRRRRSRSRSRSRSRSRGRRYSRSRSRSRGRRSRSASYRRSRSMSPRRYRSFSPRRSRSGSLRRSRSRSRSRSRSRSVVWPRSRSESHGRSKSGLPAKSRSKSRSPSPKRSHSPSGSP
- the GEMIN6 gene encoding gem-associated protein 6, whose translation is MNDWQRKSPLDWETYLNKLVKVVAVEKHEYEGWVLTVDPVSATIVLATFPENEKGSISFVMGHAVQEVEILQEGDSDMEQRLARILAPEESQTYSAEELERRKNALKTWLETNHIPVGEQGELGRTLSVAGVLSIEPPYGPEQCSSTNEIILARVQGLLQGFLQQQH